The following coding sequences lie in one Candidatus Nitrospira allomarina genomic window:
- a CDS encoding DsbA family protein, translated as MMNIAQTLKSTVLPAILLGTLLMSPTIHGKTPDFLIQDDDVVRGNPKAPITLLEYSDFTCGFCEKFFHETFPKLLSEYIETGKVRFVYRDFPRGMGSPLRAADAARCAGEQNAYWPMHDRLFNSEGQLSPDHLKQYAKELNLNGEQFSECLASHRYMKDIEKDLQDAGSLGIRGTPAFVLFPTTLPEDPHLILIPGAFPYETFKEEIDKLLKLHGGSTSSLSLPVLSSTHIEGA; from the coding sequence ATGATGAACATTGCCCAAACCCTCAAATCGACCGTTTTGCCCGCCATCCTTCTTGGCACGCTGCTGATGAGTCCCACGATTCACGGGAAAACTCCTGACTTTTTGATTCAGGATGATGATGTAGTGCGAGGGAATCCCAAGGCTCCCATCACCCTGTTGGAATACTCGGATTTCACCTGTGGCTTTTGCGAAAAGTTTTTTCATGAGACCTTTCCTAAATTGCTTTCGGAGTACATAGAGACCGGAAAAGTGCGTTTTGTCTATCGGGATTTCCCGAGAGGCATGGGCAGTCCACTTCGAGCAGCTGATGCCGCTCGATGCGCAGGAGAGCAAAACGCCTACTGGCCTATGCATGATCGGCTCTTTAACAGTGAAGGCCAGTTGTCTCCGGATCATCTCAAACAATATGCCAAGGAACTCAATCTCAACGGAGAACAATTTTCAGAATGCTTGGCTTCCCATCGCTACATGAAAGATATTGAGAAAGATTTACAGGATGCGGGTTCCCTGGGAATTCGGGGCACGCCGGCTTTCGTTCTCTTTCCGACAACCCTGCCAGAAGATCCTCATCTTATTTTAATTCCCGGCGCCTTTCCCTATGAGACGTTCAAGGAAGAAATTGATAAATTGCTCAAGCTGCATGGAGGCTCGACTTCTTCACTGTCTTTGCCAGTCCTGTCCTCTACTCACATCGAAGGAGCATGA
- a CDS encoding deoxyhypusine synthase family protein, which translates to MTTRTFHDGESDGLEALEALDPETIESFSDLLSAMKKTAFGGRRLGDAFEILDKMVEDPDCTVILTLSGAMTIAKMGKIICSMIDRNMVQAVVSTGALIAHGLSEAVGKTHYKYHPSMTDTELYEKGYNRVYDTLEMESNLNHVERVVSQTLKRMTPDTPISSEILTREIGKTLHDHYEGPGILKSAYEKGVPVYIPAFTDSEMGLDVSIWAMKERRQSQATPQSPDLSDQETWQILQQSRPSFNPFLDLNSYTEKLLSAKRLGIFTIGGGVPRNWAQQTPPYIDILNLRMGTQLTPPRYQYGVRICPEPDYWGGLSGCTYEEGVSWGKFVPRKEGGMFAEVLSDATVVWPLLMMGLLEKARRR; encoded by the coding sequence ATGACTACGAGAACTTTTCACGATGGCGAAAGCGACGGCCTGGAAGCCCTGGAGGCTCTGGATCCGGAGACGATTGAATCTTTTTCCGACCTGCTCTCAGCCATGAAAAAGACCGCCTTTGGGGGGCGACGTCTGGGCGATGCCTTTGAGATTTTGGACAAAATGGTCGAGGATCCCGATTGTACCGTGATCTTAACCTTGTCTGGGGCCATGACCATCGCGAAAATGGGAAAGATTATCTGCAGCATGATCGACCGAAATATGGTGCAGGCCGTGGTATCCACGGGGGCTTTAATTGCCCATGGCTTGAGTGAAGCCGTAGGCAAAACACACTATAAATATCACCCATCCATGACGGATACCGAACTGTATGAAAAGGGCTATAACCGCGTCTACGATACGCTGGAGATGGAATCCAATCTCAACCACGTCGAACGGGTCGTCAGCCAAACCTTAAAGCGCATGACTCCCGACACACCCATCTCCTCGGAAATTCTGACTCGCGAAATCGGGAAAACCCTCCACGACCATTACGAAGGACCCGGGATATTGAAAAGTGCCTATGAAAAGGGTGTCCCGGTCTATATTCCTGCATTTACCGATTCTGAAATGGGGCTGGATGTCTCCATTTGGGCCATGAAGGAGAGGCGACAATCTCAAGCCACACCTCAATCCCCCGATCTCTCCGATCAGGAAACCTGGCAGATCTTGCAGCAATCTCGTCCGTCATTTAATCCGTTCTTAGATCTCAATAGTTATACCGAAAAACTGCTGTCTGCCAAACGGTTGGGGATTTTCACCATCGGAGGCGGAGTTCCCCGTAATTGGGCACAACAAACGCCACCATATATCGATATTCTCAACCTCCGGATGGGTACCCAATTAACCCCTCCGCGGTATCAGTACGGTGTCCGCATCTGCCCGGAGCCTGACTACTGGGGTGGTCTCAGCGGATGCACGTATGAGGAGGGTGTATCATGGGGAAAATTTGTGCCTCGAAAAGAGGGAGGAATGTTTGCTGAAGTGTTGAGTGATGCCACAGTGGTTTGGCCACTTCTCATGATGGGGCTCCTGGAAAAAGCCCGTCGCCGTTAA
- a CDS encoding cupredoxin domain-containing protein, producing MTPPCSFGTFLQLSQLLCFTVFLLFPVSTQPILWASSPQIAIQAEPPFFSPTHLTIRLDTALTWKNQTREAHSIVADDCQSRSQCSFDSGVIRPDQQFVLTRLAPGQYPYHCGLHPFMRGSLTIHSAHSPSSDI from the coding sequence ATGACGCCACCGTGTTCATTCGGGACATTCCTTCAACTAAGCCAATTGCTCTGCTTTACGGTTTTTCTCCTATTCCCGGTTTCCACGCAACCAATTCTGTGGGCTTCTTCTCCGCAGATTGCCATCCAGGCTGAACCGCCATTTTTTTCTCCGACCCACCTGACGATCCGCCTGGATACCGCCCTCACGTGGAAAAATCAAACTCGAGAAGCCCATTCGATCGTGGCAGACGACTGTCAGTCCCGGTCCCAGTGCTCATTTGACTCAGGCGTCATTCGTCCCGATCAACAGTTTGTCTTAACCCGCTTAGCCCCCGGGCAGTACCCTTACCATTGTGGACTCCACCCCTTTATGCGGGGTTCGTTAACTATCCATTCCGCGCACTCTCCGTCCTCTGATATCTGA
- a CDS encoding DegQ family serine endoprotease produces the protein MRGRYQGQISSVRNRHHFGRVAIAVALLGFIFIQCSQAPSSPPPETAPAITAAPMETELPLPVVHAADSPTGVNVSTPLLASNETFVKIAKEAMASVVNISATKRTVQSPGTNPLFEDPFFRRFFGEEFERRFKQPRERQEQGLGSGVIVSDDGYIVTNNHVVEQADDLMVLLGDKRKLPATLIGTDPKTDLAVIKIEATGLSTLPWGNSAALEVGELVLAVGNPFGLNQTVTMGIISAVGRANVGIVDYENFIQTDAAINPGNSGGALVNLQGYLIGINTAIFSRTGGYMGIGFAIPSQMVKSVMQSLIGHGKVIRGWLGVSIQELSPDLATQFEVPDTQGALVGDVFSESPAGQAGLKRGDIIRTYNGVTVKDPNHLRTLVAETTPKSAIPLVVWRNGKIVNLSVSITEMPKDTAALTEMAPSSVSGNHALSGLSVEPVQPGQTRDGQGVVVTQISPNSPAERAGVQPGDVILELNRSPIGSVKDFEQLVKRLEAGDSVLVLLQRGKGAIFLTIKP, from the coding sequence ATGAGAGGACGATATCAGGGGCAAATTTCCTCCGTAAGAAACAGACACCATTTTGGGAGAGTCGCGATCGCGGTGGCCCTCCTGGGATTTATCTTTATTCAATGCTCCCAGGCACCATCCTCCCCTCCTCCGGAGACTGCCCCTGCCATCACCGCAGCCCCCATGGAGACCGAGCTGCCCCTACCTGTCGTCCATGCAGCTGATTCGCCGACCGGGGTTAACGTCTCGACCCCACTTCTGGCTTCGAACGAAACCTTTGTGAAAATCGCCAAAGAGGCCATGGCCTCGGTTGTGAATATTTCGGCGACCAAGCGCACAGTTCAATCTCCCGGCACGAATCCCCTGTTTGAAGACCCATTTTTTCGAAGATTTTTTGGAGAGGAATTTGAACGGCGGTTTAAACAACCCCGCGAACGGCAGGAGCAAGGCTTAGGTTCCGGAGTGATTGTCAGTGATGACGGATACATCGTCACCAATAATCACGTGGTAGAACAGGCCGATGATTTGATGGTCCTCTTGGGAGATAAACGGAAACTTCCTGCGACACTTATTGGCACGGATCCCAAAACCGATTTAGCGGTGATCAAAATTGAAGCCACCGGATTATCCACCTTACCCTGGGGAAATTCTGCGGCACTGGAAGTTGGAGAATTGGTGTTGGCGGTCGGCAACCCCTTTGGATTGAATCAAACGGTCACAATGGGGATTATCAGCGCTGTAGGCCGCGCCAATGTGGGCATCGTCGATTATGAAAATTTCATTCAAACCGATGCCGCCATTAACCCAGGCAATTCCGGAGGTGCTCTCGTCAATCTACAAGGCTATCTTATCGGCATAAATACCGCCATCTTCTCCCGAACGGGTGGCTACATGGGTATTGGCTTTGCCATCCCCAGCCAAATGGTCAAAAGCGTGATGCAAAGTCTGATTGGGCATGGAAAAGTCATTCGTGGGTGGCTGGGCGTGTCTATCCAAGAATTGTCGCCGGATCTCGCGACTCAATTCGAGGTACCTGATACCCAGGGCGCGTTAGTGGGAGATGTTTTTAGCGAAAGCCCGGCGGGGCAGGCCGGATTGAAACGAGGTGATATTATCCGCACCTATAATGGCGTCACCGTGAAGGATCCGAACCATTTGCGCACGCTGGTGGCCGAAACGACACCGAAAAGTGCCATCCCTCTTGTGGTGTGGCGAAACGGCAAAATTGTCAATCTTTCGGTTTCCATCACTGAAATGCCTAAAGATACTGCTGCCTTGACAGAAATGGCTCCTAGTTCAGTCTCAGGGAACCACGCTCTCTCCGGGCTTTCAGTAGAACCCGTCCAACCGGGACAAACACGAGATGGCCAGGGGGTGGTCGTGACTCAAATCTCACCAAACTCTCCGGCTGAACGGGCTGGCGTTCAACCGGGTGATGTAATACTGGAATTGAATCGCTCTCCCATTGGATCCGTGAAGGATTTCGAACAGCTTGTGAAGCGATTGGAAGCTGGAGACTCGGTCTTAGTGCTCTTGCAGCGCGGAAAGGGCGCCATTTTTCTGACCATCAAACCCTAG